Proteins found in one Anopheles aquasalis chromosome 3, idAnoAquaMG_Q_19, whole genome shotgun sequence genomic segment:
- the LOC126575559 gene encoding ETS homologous factor, with product MQVESATKWRVPPLDLSAVSVLTNEAERRWAHGAAVAAVANLSTRSVTTASDGDQRTANNATSNTTTANSSTTLTAKKIVYGADGLPIDPRDWTRANVWTWLINLAQSEGLDISPELAQKFPMNGKALCLMSLDMYLSRVPVGGKMLYRDFRVRLARAMSL from the coding sequence ATGCAGGTTGAAAGTGCAACGAAATGGCGCGTTCCACCGCTGGATCTGTCCGCGGTGAGCGTTCTGACGAACGAAGCCGAACGGCGCTGGGCTCACGGGGCTGCTGTGGCCGCGGTGGCCAATCTGAGCACGCGCTCGGTGACGACGGCGAGCGACGGCGATCAGCGGACGGCCAACAATGCCACAAGCAACACTACCACCGCCAACTCGTCGACCACGCTGACGGCGAAGAAGATTGTCTACGGGGCCGATGGGTTGCCGATTGATCCGCGCGATTGGACGCGGGCGAACGTGTGGACCTGGCTGATCAATCTCGCGCAATCCGAGGGTCTCGACATTAGCCCCGAGCTGGCTCAAAAGTTCCCGATGAACGGCAAAGCGCTGTGCCTGATGAGCCTCGACATGTACCTGAGCCGGGTACCGGTCGGTGGCAAGATGCTGTACCGTGATTTCCGCGTCCGGCTAGCCCGGGCCATGAGCTTATGA
- the LOC126574721 gene encoding uncharacterized protein LOC126574721 has translation MSTSAKAKPGLAVMSGLGASPEGSGDAATMPSPLIRKISPNGASTQDVSFEAYKQPKHKSKRRSFSPMVHQAPLASPDLSPIELSQTFRLSPRLNTPRTVPQIVGGQQQPGKPLLLAKPPKPRTHKKLSPKEDDSGLSTPVVKRELEHRICVSNILHDMGLSKYMRIFTNEEINFEVFLTLCEKDLHDIGIHCQEDIEKILAKITDYNMSGDA, from the exons ATGTCGACCAGCGCTAAGGCAAAGCCAGGCTTGGCAGTGATGAGCGGACTGGGAGCATCACCAGAAGGTAGCGGCGACGCTGCCACGATGCCATCACCGCTCATCAGGAAGATCTCACCGAACGGGGCCAGCACGCAGGACGTGTCGTTCGAGGCGTACAAACAGCCGAAGCACAAGTCCAAACGTCGCAGCTTTTCACCGATGGTACACCAAGCACCGCTGGCATCGCCCGATCTGTCGCCGATCGAACTGAGCCAAACGTTCCGCCTGTCACCGAGACTCAACACACCCCGTACCGTGCCACAGATCGTGGGTGGACAACAGCAGCCCGGCAAACCACTGCTTCTAGCTAAACCGCCGAAACCGAG GACGCACAAGAAACTGTCACCGAAGGAGGATGATTCCGGGCTGTCGACACCCGTTGTGAAGCGCGAGTTGGAGCACCGTATCTGCGTTTCGAACATTCTGCACGACATGGGGCTGTCGAAGTACATGCGCATCTTCACCAACGAGGAGATCAACTTCGAGGTGTTTCTTACGCTGTGCGAAAAGGATCTGCACGACATTGGCATCCACTGTCAGGAGGATATCGAGAAGATTCTGGCTAAAATTACTGATTACAACATGAGTGGTGATGCTTGA
- the LOC126574720 gene encoding augmin complex subunit dgt5, with product MDDITRFKQWASKMGCAPGSVPPDDTLKRAFRGDQSTMLKHIMQKVRPRQEISLMRKNVLVKKLQEHKQTDRIVLNSMLHRLPVELQRFEKIKKLKGKIEETRARLNTSKACVESIGLHIKEKNAVKLQMARCLEELHSKAALYTTHEVALKGSIEKEEQLADRLDRIMPARGFEPTSSAETPELAIERCIELLGQFYEHLKSSTKKEESWLLQEQLWASMREVLRGIPNHLLWGVLLKLKEDHLRQISEEDNRQAELERTGNTISDRDLVQVSKSKLYATHIGIFLDLATQRQLVSATKENYLAKYTSCTGELEAKMALLNEIDDEAEETLEEYLMQWNSRVYNQGQIVFLEAEIERKKQEIAVYDQKIQNHDQLLSQLRGIYARIDDISKHMEEELDLVRQIKQKVAYSKYVSQRTVHGLRQKGSNNNQTLNVSDQSMSRMDSTIIGTPVPTGSTYTPAILPVFVRELEVFRTLPYGLYGGQSKLVRYCLEPNPAVFCERSTADLTLLPSSATSADASLKQFGALVALEHHVNEATAESHVACELTIDQAELQQRWQGNHGRICELLDEIDLISNSIRQVLDKARSYYNFSIANSLRQFVPPTRLFNGRNYREYESEYMMYYRMINGFGGH from the exons ATGGACGATATTACGAGATTCAAACAGTGGGCATCCAAGATGGGCTGCGCACCGGGCAGTGTTCCTCCTGATGATACGCTGAAAAG AGCATTTCGCGGGGATCAGAGCACAATGCTAAAACACATCATGCAGAAGGTGCGCCCCCGACAGGAGATCTCGCTGATGCGCAAGAATGTGCTGGTTAAGAAGCTACAGGAACACAAGCAAACGGATAGGATCGTTTTG AACTCTATGCTACACCGGCTTCCCGTGGAACTGCAGCGCTTTGAGAAGATAAAGAAACTGAAGGGAAAGATCGAGGAAACCCGAGCTCGTCTCAACACTTCGAAAGCCTGCGTCGAGTCGATCGGTTTGCATATCAAGGAGAAAA ATGCTGTTAAACTTCAGATGGCTCGATGTTTAGAGGAGCTTCATTCCAAGGCCGCGCTTTACACAACCCACGAAGTGGCGCTCAAGGGTAgcatcgagaaggaggagcagcttGCGGACCGGCTCGATCGTATCATGCCGGCCAGAGGATTCGAGCCCACGTCATCCGCCGAAACACCCGAGCTAGCCATCGAACGATGCATCGAACTGTTGGGACAATTTTACGAGCACTTGAAGAGTTCaacgaaaaaagaggaaagctGGCTGCTACAGGAGCAGCTGTGGGCCAGCATGCGCGAGGTGCTCCGCGGTATTCCAAACCACCTTCTATGGGGTGTGCTACTAAAGCTGAAGGAGGACCATTTGCGACAAATTTCCGAGGAAGACAATCGGCAGGCAGAGCTCGAACGGACCGGGAACACAATCTCCGATCGTGACCTGGTGCAAGTTAGCAAATCCAAGCTTTACGCGACCCACATCGGTATTTTTCTGGACTTGGCCACCCAACGGCAGCTGGTGAGCGCTACGAAGGAGAACTATCTGGCCAAGTACACCTCCTGCACCGGGGAGCTCGAGGCAAAGATGGCTCTTCTCAACGAGATTGACGACGAAGCGGAAGAAACGCTCGAGGAGTACCTGATGCAGTGGAACTCGCGGGTTTACAACCAAGGCCAGATCGTCTTCCTGGAGGCGGAGATCGAGCGCAAGAAGCAAGAGATAGCCGTGTACGATCAAAAGATCCAGAATCACGACCAACTGCTGTCGCAGTTGCGCGGCATTTACGCACGAATCGACGACATCTCGAAACACATGGAAGAAGAACTGGACCTAGTGCGGCAGATTAAGCAGAAGGTAGCCTACTCGAAGTACGTTAGCCAGCGCACCGTGCACGGTTTACGCCAGAAGGGATCCAACAACAATCAGACGCTTAACGTTAGCGACCAGTCAATGAGCCGGATGGACAGCACCATCATTGGGACACCGGTCCCGACCGGATCGACCTACACACCGGCCATTCTGCCGGTGTTTGTGCGCGAACTAGAAGTGTTCCGCACTCTTCCATACGGGCTCTACGGTGGCCAGTCGAAGTTGGTGCGTTACTGCCTCGAACCGAACCCGGCCGTGTTCTGTGAACGCTCGACCGCCGACCTGACGCTGCTGCCGAGCAGTGCCACGAGCGCAGACGCATCATTGAAACAGTTTGGCGCACTGGTAGCGCTAGAACATCACGTTAACGAGGCCACTGCCGAATCACACGTAGCCTGTGAGCTCACCATCGATCAGgcagagctgcagcagcgctgGCAGGGCAACCATGGTCGGATCTGTGAGCTGCTGGATGAAATCGAcctcatcagcaacagtatcCGGCAGGTGTTAGACAAGGCCCGTAGCTACTACAATTTCAGCATTGCCAACAGTTTGCGCCAGTTCGTGCCACCGACGCGGCTATTCAATGGTCGCAACTACCGGGAGTACGAGAGCGAGTATATGATGTACTACCGCATGATCAATGGTTTCGGTGGACACTGA
- the LOC126576819 gene encoding probable cytochrome P450 313a1, producing MIQTEVAGFIYAGHETSAITLSNTLLLLAMHPDVQEQVVAEIRQHCGALGEDIRYETLQELVYLEMVLKESLRLLPIAPFVGRQTTQEIAVGKYILPAGVDVFINVFSIHHNPTYWGEDADQFRPERFTTTTYDRSTYLPFSAGMRNCIGGQYAMISMKIMLIKIFTSYRLETDLKPNDLSMKFALTMRNADGHMWRPLRKVLQPMFNINILKSFIPIAGMRNCIGGQYAMISMKVILIKILTSYLLETDLKFNDLSMKFAVSMKNANGYMVRLMSR from the exons ATGATCCAAACAGAAGTCGCTGGGTTTATCTATGCCGGCCATGAAACAAGTGCAATTACTCTTTCCAACACATTGCTCCTTCTCGCTATGCACCCAGACGTACAAGAGCAGGTTGTGGCCGAGATACGCCAACATTGTGGTGCTCTTGGTGAAGATATTCGATATGAAACGCTTCAGGAGCTCGTCTACCTAGAAATGGTACTGAAGGAGTCTCTCCGCTTACTGCCGATCGCACCTTTCGTTGGCCGCCAAACAACACAAGAAATCGCTGTGGGAAAGTACATTCTACCAGCGGGTGTTGATGTGTTCATCAATGTTTTCAGCATTCATCACAATCCCACCTATTGGGGAGAGGATGCCGATCAATTTCGACCGGAACGGTTTACTACGACGACTTACGATCGCTCTACGTATTTGCCCTTCAGTGCGGGAATGAGGAACTGCATCGGTGGACAGTACGCAATGATTTCGATGAAAATAATGCTGATTAAGATATTTACTTCCTATCGGCTGGAGACGGATTTGAAGCCAAATGATTTGAGCATGAAATTTGCCCTCACTATGAGAAATGCCGATGGGCACATG TGGCGACCCCTCAGGAAGGTGCTTCAACCGATGTTCAATATAAACATCTTGAAAAGCTTCATTCCTAT TGCGGGAATGAGGAACTGCATCGGTGGACAGTACGCAATGATTTCGATGAAAGTAATACTAATCAAGATCCTTACTTCCTACCTGTTGGAGACGGATTTGAAGTTTAATGATTTGAGCATGAAATTTGCCGTCAGCATGAAGAATGCCAATGGATACATGGTTCGATTAATGTCTCGGTGA
- the LOC126578466 gene encoding one cut domain family member 3 isoform X1 gives MRAFIAIALLMLVQCVLTVPVPQFLTFRDGKFGVNFGGYHAEAGLGGLLTGNSAHGGLSASAGTPYGQQAGAGLGGIVGGNERTAGGAYAGATAGSGVGASAAIGGGLDGVGAAGGVGAESHAGGLSKKVVKLGQTNGAAPPTEVVISKEHGHGGNFERIDNREYHKEVHTEVKAPPAHPAPAQHGFHKTVYKKKVISHPHKVAVVHTSTQHGGAPPQGLDINRFFEFQTFSNLGAQFAHPPLPPPPPPPPAPIAYKTTIVKESSFAPVHYHQQQPSYEKEIHTRLDSSNGHSAGGASTSTHVVASSTHNSNFWNDIFNIPISTLSAVNQFLNNKSGSGSVHVEKHVEVH, from the exons ATGAGAGCATTCATCGCGATCgccctgctgatgctggtacAGTGCGTACTGACCGTTCCAGTTCCCCAA TTTCTCACCTTCCGTGATGGAAAGTTTGGCGTCAACTTCGGCGGTTACCATGCGGAGGCCGGCCTCGGAGGGCTACTGACGGGCAATTCCGCCCACGGTGGACTGTCTGCATCGGCGGGCACCCCCTACGGACAGCAGGCGGGGGCTGGATTGGGCGGAATCGTCGGTGGCAACG AACGCACCGCTGGAGGAGCCTACGCGGGAGCAACGGCTGGCAGTGGTGTCGGCGCTAGTGCCGCCATCGGCGGTGGACTCGATGGAGTAGGAGCTGCCGGAGGAGTGGGCGCCGAATCTCATGCGGGAGGTTTGAGCAAGAAGGTAGTCAAACTGGGCCAAACCAATGGTGCCGCGCCACCGACTGAG GTTGTTATCTCGAAGGAGCATGGTCATGGGGGAAACTTTGAGCGCATCGATAACCGTGAATACCACAAGGAAGTGCACACCGAGGTGAAGGCACCGCCAGCACATCCCGCCCCAGCGCAGCATGGTTTCCACAAGACCGTCTATAAGAAGAAAGTGATCAGTCACCCGCACAAG GTCGCCGTGGTACACACCTCGACGCAGCATGGCGGAGCTCCTCCGCAAGGGCTGGACATAAATCGTTTTTTCGAATTCCAAACGTTCTCCAATCTGGGTGCACAATTTGCGCACCCTCCATtgcctcctccaccaccaccaccaccggcaccaatcGCATATAAAACAACGATCGTAAAGGAATCGTCTTTCGCGCCAGTTCAttaccaccaacagcaaccctCGTACGAGAAAGAG ATTCACACCCGGCTTGACTCGTCGAACGGGcacagtgccggtggtgcatCGACAAGCACGCACGTGGTCGCAAGCTCAACCCACAACTCCAACTTCTGGAACGATATCTTCAAC ATCCCAATCTCCACATTGTCGGCTGTTAATCAATTCCTGAACAACAAGAGTGGCAGCGGAAGCGTGCATGTGGAGAAACACGTCGAGGTCCACTAG
- the LOC126578466 gene encoding merozoite surface antigen 2, allelic form 2 isoform X2, translated as MRAFIAIALLMLVQCVLTVPVPQFLTFRDGKFGVNFGGYHAEAGLGGLLTGNSAHGGLSASAGTPYGQQAGAGLGGIVGGNERTAGGAYAGATAGSGVGASAAIGGGLDGVGAAGGVGAESHAGGLSKKVVKLGQTNGAAPPTEVVISKEHGHGGNFERIDNREYHKEVHTEVKAPPAHPAPAQHGFHKTVYKKKVISHPHKIHTRLDSSNGHSAGGASTSTHVVASSTHNSNFWNDIFNIPISTLSAVNQFLNNKSGSGSVHVEKHVEVH; from the exons ATGAGAGCATTCATCGCGATCgccctgctgatgctggtacAGTGCGTACTGACCGTTCCAGTTCCCCAA TTTCTCACCTTCCGTGATGGAAAGTTTGGCGTCAACTTCGGCGGTTACCATGCGGAGGCCGGCCTCGGAGGGCTACTGACGGGCAATTCCGCCCACGGTGGACTGTCTGCATCGGCGGGCACCCCCTACGGACAGCAGGCGGGGGCTGGATTGGGCGGAATCGTCGGTGGCAACG AACGCACCGCTGGAGGAGCCTACGCGGGAGCAACGGCTGGCAGTGGTGTCGGCGCTAGTGCCGCCATCGGCGGTGGACTCGATGGAGTAGGAGCTGCCGGAGGAGTGGGCGCCGAATCTCATGCGGGAGGTTTGAGCAAGAAGGTAGTCAAACTGGGCCAAACCAATGGTGCCGCGCCACCGACTGAG GTTGTTATCTCGAAGGAGCATGGTCATGGGGGAAACTTTGAGCGCATCGATAACCGTGAATACCACAAGGAAGTGCACACCGAGGTGAAGGCACCGCCAGCACATCCCGCCCCAGCGCAGCATGGTTTCCACAAGACCGTCTATAAGAAGAAAGTGATCAGTCACCCGCACAAG ATTCACACCCGGCTTGACTCGTCGAACGGGcacagtgccggtggtgcatCGACAAGCACGCACGTGGTCGCAAGCTCAACCCACAACTCCAACTTCTGGAACGATATCTTCAAC ATCCCAATCTCCACATTGTCGGCTGTTAATCAATTCCTGAACAACAAGAGTGGCAGCGGAAGCGTGCATGTGGAGAAACACGTCGAGGTCCACTAG
- the LOC126578463 gene encoding zinc finger CCCH domain-containing protein 3, which translates to MMRQTQQPQQGMEQPSKIFLNPKFAKAHINPKFLAKQETLRPEELPQNVPQPQTTIHVNPAFLEKLRTQQVPAGAPATGATPFSSSVPAASHSLAIRTLPHTPCGVATKTSYGPANPIIKNTKRKLIRAATASPVVSPSKQPSHQLPELAPMVKIGKNKLIRSTVPSMMVGLENVKPTTVNVLPQRRSLKIDRRLPKAMLRDVLPAKPTFVKRYALSRIDGLTTRRVVITDPKLLKLKRKTATKSLNEPGSSKATIAYASKNKKLVLVNINGVLYRSSTNKLQKSIPTARPAAAQTVRKGAKEQVLVIRGTRFALDRTGMRLRTIAGAGDGERKLGGSIRAPEPHRMHRIDIGGLTYKARKDGTFVRTDVHRTRNHLSVAKQRSIQVLTSRLRKCNEPCHIYRRLGRCLAHSRGKCPKLHDPKHISICRKFLSGECTVEGCLLSHNVTLEKMPVCRFFLEGRCVRDVCPYLHKKVSEKERICDAFLNGFCPLADKCPNRHVFQCPGFERNGRCERIKCPYPHGRKETKPKPTSPRTAPVDSDSDARKLETTEVPATIAPVRYYREDATGETGELSVSDRKQLTRMLGAVDKMKKQHGEDAGCVSIQTDAATPREAVASPDESPEQSIEGEACAGEEETEEDTRPPVLRRKKLGTLPSFIPI; encoded by the exons ATGATGAGACAAacacagcagccgcagcaaggGATGGAGCAGCCGTCGAAAATATTCCTCAACCCGAAGTTTGCGAAAGCGCACATAAATCCCAAGTTCTTGGCAAAGCAGGAAACACTGCGCCCCGAAGAGTTGCCGCAGAACGTACCTCAGCCTCAAACGACGATCCATGTAAATCCTGCATTCTTGGAGAAACTGCGAACGCAACAGGTACCCGCaggcgcaccagcaacagggGCTACTCCGTTTTCGTCATCCGTCCCTGCTGCTAGCCATTCGCTCGCGATAAGAACGCTTCCTCATACACCGTGTGGGGTGGCGACCAAAACATCCTATGGACCTGCTAATCCCATCATCAAAAATACGAAGAGAAAATTAATACGAGCTGCCACAGCATCACCTGTCGTTTCGCCATCGAAGCAACCTTCCCACCAACTGCCGGAGCTGGCACCGATGGTAAAGATCGGAAAGAACAAATTGATCCGCAGCACCGTcccgtcgatgatggtgggaCTGGAGAACGTTAAACCAACCACCGTGAATGTGCTGCCACAGAGGCGTAGCCTGAAAATCGACCGACGATTACCGAAAGCCATGCTCAGGGACGTCCTTCCCGCGAAGCCGACCTTCGTGAAGCGGTACGCCCTGTCCAGGATAGACGGGCTCACGACGAGGCGCGTGGTCATAACCGATCCTAAACTGTTGAAATT aaaacgaaaaacagcCACGAAATCGCTCAACGAACCCGGTAGCAGCAAAGCGACAATTGCGTACGCATCGAAAAACAAGAAGCTGGTGCTCGTCAACATCAACGGAGTGCTGTACCGTTCGTCGACAAATAAATTGCAGAAATCAATCCCGACAGCAAGACCAGCGGCCGCCCAGACAGTCCGAAAGGGAGCCAAGGAGCAAGTGCTCGTCATTCGCGGGACACGCTTCGCCCTGGATCGTACGGGAATGCGGCTTCGTACGATCGCTGGTGCAGGAGATGGTGAAAGGAAGCTCGGTGGATCGATTCGTGCTCCCGAGCCTCACCGGATGCATCGTATCGATATCGGTGGGCTTACGTATAAGGCGCGAAAAGATGGTACCTTCGTTCGGACGGATGTACACCGAACGCGGAACCATCTGAGCGTTGCCAAGCAACGCAGCATCCAGGTGTTGACAAGCAGGCTGAGAAAGTGTAACGAACCGTGCCATATTTATCGACGGCTGGGCAGGTGCTTGGCGCACAGCCGGGGCAAATGTCCGAAGCTGCACGATCCCAAGCACATCAGCATCTGCCGGAAGTTCCTGAGCGGCGAATGTACGGTCGAAGGGTGCCTGCTGTCGCACAATGTTACCCTGGAAAAGATGCCCGTCTGTCGGTTCTTTCTTGAGGGCCGCTGTGTACGGGACGTCTGTCCATATCTGCACAAGAAGGTCAGCGAAAAGGAACGCATTTGCGATGCATTTCTCAACGGTTTCTGTCCACTGGCTGATAAG tGTCCCAACCGCCACGTGTTCCAATGTCCCGGGTTTGAGCGAAATGGTCGCTGTGAGCGCATCAAGTGTCCCTATCCGCACGGTCGTAAGGAAACTAAACCGAAACCAACATCACCGCGGACTGCACCGGTGGATTCGGATTCCGATGCGAGGAAACTGGAAACGACAGAAGTTCCCGCCACGATCGCACCTGTTCGTTACTACCGGGAAGACGCCACCGGAGAAACGGGTGAGTTGAGTGTAAGTGATCGAAAGCAGTTGACGCGTATGCTGGGAGCGGTGGACAAAATGAAAAAGCAGCACGGTGAGGACGCAGGATGTGTAAGTATTCAAACAGACGCTGCGACACCACGCGAAGCCGTAGCATCACCTGATGAATCGCCGGAACAGAGCATCGAAGGAGAAGCGTGTGCAGGAGAAGAGGAAACCGAAGAAGATACTAGACCGCCGGTGTTACGGCGCAAAAAGCTTGGCACGTTACCATCGTTTATTCCGATCTAA